The nucleotide window AGATTTTCTATATACGATTACAAATTGCATACACTATGTTAGTGTAATTTAACGTGTTGTAATAATATtgacaccaaaaaaataaataaaattgttgtaATAGGTAGGTAACTCGCTCGATGGTGTTTTACAAATATTAATACAAAATTACCATGCATATGCTTCCAGTGTTTGGCAGATCCCCTTAGTGCTCAATACAATGGAGGAATAGTTGTGAATCCAAACTTCAATGAGGGACTCAATGGCTGGAGAAAATCTGGATTTGCAAATATGGCCACTAGGATGTCCAATAATACAAATAACACTTTCATTGTGGCTACTAACAGAAATGGACCCCTTCATGGTCTTACCcaaaaatatttcttgaaaaaagaTACTTACTATGTCACTTCAGGTACTAcgatttaattttttacttacTCAATTAATTTTAACCCGCCCAATTGACACTCGTATAATTTGCAGCTTGGGTGCAAGTGAGCCATGGAGATGGAATTATAGATGCTCATGTGGCTCTAGCATTCAGAGGACCATTTGGAATTCAACGTACTGGATGGGCTATTGCTCGTTCTGGCTGCTGGTCTATGCTAAAAGGTGGCTTAATACTAACTACTTCAGCTCATGTGGACTTATATCTTGAGGTAAGTTGTTTTAccttttatattaaaatatagacataatacataaatgtacTCTTTAACCGACCTCAGTTAACATCCTATGCCCCCaaacttgtataaattgttgaacaagTTATGTATGATACATATTTCCTAGTTATACTAATTCCacttttgtttaattattttcactTGTATCTATTTCTAGGCCAACAATACCGCTATTGAGTTATGGGCAGATAGCATATCAGTAAAACCTTTTTCCCAAGAGGAATGGAAATTTCATCAACATCAAAGTACAGAGAAGGTAAATGACTTGAGTAAAATTTTACATGTATGAGACCGTGCCAAATTGAAATTAAATGCTTGATCAACATATTTACTCTGGGTTGGATCTAGCTTAGAAGTCATGAATTCACGTGAACTCAATAACTTTTGTCTAAATTCTGTATATAGAGACAGGAAACCATAAGAGTAACAAATTTTTCAAAGTTCTATTTTGTACCTTTTCAATGGTTTGAGTTTGATGAGATGTCCACTCTTCTTGGCTAAATGATTGTACTGAAATACTGTCTATCCATATGTCAATTTCCGCATTATTGGTCtgggaaaaggaaaaaagaaaagatggaGAATAAGTAATTAACGATATTCATGTAATCaagtttattattgtatattgagTTATGGGCAGATAGTATATCAGTAAAACCATTTTCCCAAGAGGAATGGAAATTTCATCAACATCAAAGTACAGAGAAGATAAATGACTAGAGTAAAATTTTACATGTACAAGACCGTGTTGAATTGAAATTAAATGCTCAATCAACACATTTACTCTGGGATGGACCTAGCTTAGAACTGATGAATTCACGTGAATTCAATAACTTTTGTCCAAACTTTGtatatgtaataaaaaaaatagctaaTAATATGTTGCAGGTACGTAAAGCTAAAGTGAAAATCCAAGCAGTGGATTCTCAAGGCCAACCATTACCAAACGCAACGGTCTCCCTGGCACAACAAAGGAACAATTTCCCATTTGGCAATGCAATAAGccaacatatcctcaacaacaaagcCTATCAAGATTGGTTTACATCACGATTCAAGTACACAGTTTTCGAGAATGAAATGAAATGGTATGCCAACGAGAAAATCCAGGGCAAACAGGACTACAACATGGCGGATGCCATGCTCAGTTTTGTCCACAAACATAACATTCAAGTCCGTGGCCACAACATTTTCTGGAACAACCCCCAGAACATGCCCTCGTGGACGCGTTCTCTTTCACCAGCACAACTCTCTTCAGCTGCATCCAAAAGGATCAATTCGGTGATGAATCAATACCTAGGCCAACTTATTCACTGGGATGTTGTGAACGAAAACGTCCACTTCTCATTTTTAGAGAATATACTCGGAAAAAATGCGTCTGCTATTTATTACAAGAAGGCTAATGAAATCGATAGCAAGGCAATTCCATTCTTGAATGATTTCAATACAATTGAACATGAGTTTGATGGAACTTCAAACCCATCAAAGTACTTGGAAAAAATTCGAGATCTTCGATCCCACGGTTATAATGGGCCGTTGGGAATTGGGGTGCAGGGGCATTTTGTCAAACCAAATTTACCTTATATAAGATCTTCTCTTGATATGCTTGCTTCAGCTGGATTGCCAATTTGGATCACCGAGTTAGATGTTGCAAACACCACCAATCAGGTAATTTTCAAGTCTTTTACATAAATAGCGGATTAAATTCACTATTTACTTTTTCAAGCCGATATACATAAgattatacatacatacatctaatttaagttatttcaacataataataatattttttttattatagcgAGTAAAATTCAGTAACTATACGTGAAACTAACCTAACGATCTTTCAAATTGGACAGGAAGTATATTTGGAAGAGATCATAAGGGAGGTTCATGCACATCCAGGTGTGAAAGGGATAATGATATGGGCACCATGGGGTCCTAAAGGATGTTACAGAATGTGTTTGACTGataataatttcaagaatttgCCTACTGGAGATATTGTTGACAAGATTATTAAAGAATGGAGTCATCAAGGTTTTTCTGGTACTACTAATGAAAATGGCATTTTTGAAACTTCACTTTTTCATGGAGAATATCAAGTTGAAATCAAGCATCATGAAAAACAAACATATGCCTCCATGGCTCAGAAAGTTAAGGTGGCAGCACAAAAGGATGGAACAAGGGAAAATTCACATTACACAATTTTTGTTTGACACTAATTCTGATTAATTACTCCTAATTATGTATTGCATAATTATAATTAGGAATTAAATTTGACCAAATATGTTCTTTATATATCCGTGTAGCTTTAAATATACTGTTACTAGTCTCtagtttatttttgttaaatttcatttcaaataaGGATTTTTTGGcccaattaaataataatagaagtATGATTAAAACAAATTGTTAATCGAGGACATATCAGAAAAGAAACATATATTGGAATCTAGAAACACTTGCTAGGCAAAGAAGAatgaattagaaaaaaatgaaaagaagctAGCGACcctagattttttattttgatttttttggaaaattgatTCGATGAAGTTTGGATTGAAGTTAAAGATGTGTTTTGGACATAGTTTTTTAGTACAtatttaacattttaaaaaacataatttatattttataccaATAAATTCTAAAACCTATTAAGAATACTTAATTGTACCAAATAAACATACTTGATAATCCCAAATTATGCAGAACCTTTATGGGTAAcgttcattatcattatcacaAATTATAATCATGTACAAATAAGCTTGacacaaaattattattcatataatGAACTTGACAATACACTATCCTAAAATTATAACATGATTTTaataacaacaattcaataatttacaAAGATCCATCaatgaaaacaaataaataacaacaATTGTAGTAACTAAAATTgggataaattttaaaatagaccAAAACTTATATCGTGAGCCAAAAAGAGGTCTGAtttggaatttaaatttttttaaaaaaaaattatggccAAGGTTGTGGAACTAAATATAGATATGCCTTAAACAAGCCATTCCATTTATTGTTTcgatttagaaaaatatttaaggttCTCCATTTCCTCAAGAGTTGGAGTCACGATAATATATAGTAATTGGTCAAAAGTAAAAACATACATGTATAcaaaaactaattttaaaatataccttAATAGGAattgaaaatctttgactttgaatctccaaaaaaagaaatataattgattttcattcccaatcaattaaatttaagcCTAATAAACTAATTCGAAAATATGCCTCAGTAAGAAttgaaaatctttgatttagaatttccaaaaaaggaaatataattGATTTTCATTCCTAATCAATTTAAACCTTGTAAACTTTTACACTATAAATAGTACTGATGTTGAACACTTCATGCATATCATTACTTGCATTTTAACACCATCTCAAGGTAAATGTAATTTATTGGTAATTCTTAGTTCCCAAGGAGAGGAGCAGTACAAGGAATTTATTTACTCAActattttttgtgatttataTAATTGTTAGATTTAGATATTAAATTACACTATTTTTCTCCTCATAGTAATTATCTATTTGTAAATGCAGATTATTTGCTATGGATATCATGAAAAGAGAAGTTCTAGTTGTAGTGTCATATTATTTACTACTTGTTTCAACAGGTTTtgtatctcttttttttcattaaagtgtgtttggtacgaagaaaaatagtttatgaaaaatattttctaatttttatacatttgtttGGTCAAAGCAAATtccttcaaaataaaaaaaaattgagatatgTTAATTTATGACTctattgttatatatttgacAGGGTTTGAAGTTTATGCGAGAGATTATGACTACAGTTATACAGCCGaggtattattttttttgctttaaatcatttacaagaataaaaaaattatttaatattttgtctTGTTGATTAGCTAATTAATTACTCTATCATTTGTCATGGTTATGTTTGTAGTGTTTGGAAAGACCTCTTAAACCTCAATATAATGGAGGGATAGTGGTAAATCCAGAATTTAATGATGGATTAACTGGATGGACCCTTTTCGGGGATGCTAAAATTGAACACAACGTTGCAAATGATGGAAATAATTTCATTGTCGCCTCAAAGAGAAAAGGACCGTATCATGGTTTCTCACAAGAGTTTCAATTGGAAAAAGACAAGTTCTATGTGATTTCTGGTACTAACTTCAACAATTATAACGtgaattatatatacatatattatatattcgTCTGATTATTTTTTGCTTAAGCATTGATGAATGACTATTGAGATATATTTAATCTCTAGGATGGCTACAAGTGAATCATGGTGATGATGCCAATGTAGCAGTCATATTCAAGACACAAAGTGGTTTTCAACATGCTGCTTGGGGGATTGCTAAATCTGGTTGTTGGTCTATGTTTAAGGGTGGCTTAGTTGTTAATGCTTCTGGTCCTGCTCAACTCTATTTTGAGGTAAAAAATACTAATCAGTTACCAATTATCATTAATCATATatagattaatatataatactTAATAAACTTGATTACATGAATATCGTTAATTACTTATTCtcgattttttctttttttttctttttcccagACCAATAATGCGGATATTGACATATGGGTAGACAGTATTTCAGTACAATCATTTAGCCAAGAAGAGTGGACGTCTCATCAAACTCAAACCATTGAAAAGGTACAAAATAGAACTTTGAAAAATTTGTTACTCTATGGTCTCCTCTCTCTCGCTATTATATGTTCGATTTCATTTCTTGTAATATTATGTAGGTACGCAAAAGTAAAGTCGCAATCCAAGTGGTTGACTCACAAGGCAAGGCTTTACCTAATGCGACAATCTCTTTGTTTCAAGGAAGAGCCAATTTCCCATTTGGTGTTGCAATGAACAAAAACATTCTTAATAACAATGCTTACCAAAATTGGTTCTTCTCGAGATTCAAGTACACAGTATTTGAAGATGAAATGAAATGGTACAGTACTGAAAATTCTCAAGGCAAAGTAGACTACTCAACTTCTGATGCAATGGTCAATTTATGCAAGAGTAAAGGTGTTAGTATCCGAGGCCAAAATGTTCTTTGGGACGACCAAAAATTTCAGCCAAATTGGGTCCCTGCATTGTCTCCACAACAACTCTCTGTTGCTGCTGGAAAAAGGGTTGCATCAGTTGTTACGAAATATAGAGGCCAACTTCTTCATTGGGATGTTATGAATGAAAATCTTCACTTCAAATTCTTCGAGAGTAAACTTGGTGCAAATGCATCTGCTACCTTCTATCGTCTGGCCTCACAATTTGATGATAAAACACCTCTGTTTTTAAACGAATATAATACGAT belongs to Solanum stenotomum isolate F172 chromosome 1, ASM1918654v1, whole genome shotgun sequence and includes:
- the LOC125851939 gene encoding endo-1,4-beta-xylanase 5-like is translated as MDIMKREVLVVVSYYLLLVSTGFEVYARDYDYSYTAECLERPLKPQYNGGIVVNPEFNDGLTGWTLFGDAKIEHNVANDGNNFIVASKRKGPYHGFSQEFQLEKDKFYVISGWLQVNHGDDANVAVIFKTQSGFQHAAWGIAKSGCWSMFKGGLVVNASGPAQLYFETNNADIDIWVDSISVQSFSQEEWTSHQTQTIEKVQNRTLKNLLLYGTQK
- the LOC125843635 gene encoding endo-1,4-beta-xylanase 5-like, which translates into the protein MKWYANEKIQGKQDYNMADAMLSFVHKHNIQVRGHNIFWNNPQNMPSWTRSLSPAQLSSAASKRINSVMNQYLGQLIHWDVVNENVHFSFLENILGKNASAIYYKKANEIDSKAIPFLNDFNTIEHEFDGTSNPSKYLEKIRDLRSHGYNGPLGIGVQGHFVKPNLPYIRSSLDMLASAGLPIWITELDVANTTNQEVYLEEIIREVHAHPGVKGIMIWAPWGPKGCYRMCLTDNNFKNLPTGDIVDKIIKEWSHQGFSGTTNENGIFETSLFHGEYQVEIKHHEKQTYASMAQKVKVAAQKDGTRENSHYTIFV